A window from Theropithecus gelada isolate Dixy chromosome 1, Tgel_1.0, whole genome shotgun sequence encodes these proteins:
- the RAP1A gene encoding ras-related protein Rap-1A isoform X1 — protein MREYKLVVLGSGGVGKSALTVQFVQGIFVEKYDPTIEDSYRKQVEVDCQQCMLEILDTAGTEQFTAMRDLYMKNGQGFALVYSITAQSTFNDLQDLREQILRVKDTEDVPMILVGNKCDLEDERVVGKEQGQNLARQWCNCAFLESSAKSKINVNEIFYDLVRQINRKTPVEKKKPKKKSCLLL, from the exons ATGCGTGAGTACAAGCTAGTGGTCCTTGGTTCAGGAGGCGTTGGGAAGTCTGCTCTG acagttCAGTTTGTTCAGggaatttttgttgaaaaatatgACCCAACGATAGAAGATTCCTACAGAAAG CAAGTTGAAGTCGATTGCCAACAGTGTATGCTCGAAATCCTGGATACTGCAGGGACA GAGCAATTTACAGCGATGAGGGATTTGTATATGAAGAATGGCCAAGGTTTTGCACTAGTATATTCTATTACAGCTCAGTCCACGTTTAATGACTTACAGGACCTGAGGGAACAGATTTTACGGGTTAAGGACACGGAAGat GTTCCAATGATTTTGGTTGGCAATAAATGTGACCTGGAAGATGAGCGAGTAGTTGGCAAAGAACAGGGCCAGAATTTAGCAAGACAGTGGTGTAACTGTGCCTTTTTAGAATCTTCTGCAAAGTCAAAGATCAATGTTAATGAG ATATTTTATGACCTGGTCAGACAGATAAATAGGAAAACACCAGTGGAAAAGAAGAAGCCTAAAAAGAAATCATGTCTGCTGCTCTAG
- the RAP1A gene encoding ras-related protein Rap-1A isoform X2 yields MLEILDTAGTEQFTAMRDLYMKNGQGFALVYSITAQSTFNDLQDLREQILRVKDTEDVPMILVGNKCDLEDERVVGKEQGQNLARQWCNCAFLESSAKSKINVNEIFYDLVRQINRKTPVEKKKPKKKSCLLL; encoded by the exons ATGCTCGAAATCCTGGATACTGCAGGGACA GAGCAATTTACAGCGATGAGGGATTTGTATATGAAGAATGGCCAAGGTTTTGCACTAGTATATTCTATTACAGCTCAGTCCACGTTTAATGACTTACAGGACCTGAGGGAACAGATTTTACGGGTTAAGGACACGGAAGat GTTCCAATGATTTTGGTTGGCAATAAATGTGACCTGGAAGATGAGCGAGTAGTTGGCAAAGAACAGGGCCAGAATTTAGCAAGACAGTGGTGTAACTGTGCCTTTTTAGAATCTTCTGCAAAGTCAAAGATCAATGTTAATGAG ATATTTTATGACCTGGTCAGACAGATAAATAGGAAAACACCAGTGGAAAAGAAGAAGCCTAAAAAGAAATCATGTCTGCTGCTCTAG